A region from the Bacteroidales bacterium genome encodes:
- the topA gene encoding type I DNA topoisomerase, which yields MSKNLVIVESPAKAKTIEGYLGKDFIVKSSFGHVRDLSTKDLGIDVANGFKPLYEIMPDKQKMIRELKKMADGAETIWLATDEDREGEAISWHLSEVLGLDPERTRRIVFHEITKTAITEAIAKPRKIDQNLVNAQQARRVLDRLVGFELSPILWKKVKPSLSAGRVQSVAVRLIVEREEEIRAFKSSFSFKVTGIFDVNNEFGTAKIKAELPKRFATSDEAYKFLEICSKANFSVADIETKPGKRTPAPPFTTSTLQQEASRKLGFSVSRTMTIAQQLYEAGKITYMRTDSVHLSQMALGMARDTIIEQFGKEYHKSRQYATKSKGAQEAHEAIRPTSSNQSSIDGDAAQRKLYELIWKRTIASQMADAILEKTNIYINISTAKEQFIAAGEVIKFDGFLKVYMESTDDDTENEEGILPPLKKGEILGMDEIQAVQKYSQSPPRYNEASLVKKMEELGIGRPSTYAPTISTIQKREYVLKEDRDGFSRDIEQLVLKAGKIKSVIKAEKYGFEKNKLFPTDVGELVTRFLLQYFTDIMDYNFTANVEKEFDEIAEGLKKWNSIISDFYGPFHKKVTETLESKEKAKGEKLLGVDPASGKNVFVKIGRFGSMAQIGNSDSEEKPRFAGLRKGQSIENISLEEALKLFEFPRPIGEFEGEELIVGIGRFGPYVLHNKKFFSLNKTQDPNTITEAEAITLIEEKRIGEANRMIREYAERPDVKVINGRFGPYISIGKENFKIPKGVVPASLTLQDCLDIAKNAPPSTKKKGAASRGKK from the coding sequence ATGAGTAAGAATCTAGTAATTGTTGAGTCTCCCGCCAAGGCAAAGACCATTGAAGGTTACCTGGGCAAGGATTTTATTGTAAAATCCAGTTTCGGACATGTTAGAGATTTGTCGACGAAAGATCTGGGTATTGATGTGGCAAATGGGTTTAAACCCTTATACGAAATCATGCCTGATAAGCAGAAGATGATTCGTGAACTCAAGAAAATGGCAGATGGTGCTGAAACGATCTGGCTGGCAACTGATGAGGACCGTGAGGGGGAAGCCATTTCCTGGCATTTGTCAGAAGTGTTAGGTTTGGACCCGGAACGGACCCGAAGGATTGTTTTTCATGAAATTACTAAAACAGCTATCACTGAAGCTATTGCAAAGCCACGTAAGATTGATCAAAACCTTGTAAATGCCCAGCAAGCCCGAAGGGTTTTGGATCGTTTGGTTGGGTTTGAATTGTCACCAATTCTTTGGAAAAAGGTGAAACCCTCTTTATCAGCAGGTCGTGTGCAATCTGTTGCAGTCAGGCTGATTGTAGAACGAGAAGAGGAAATTCGTGCATTTAAATCAAGTTTTTCCTTTAAGGTAACAGGCATCTTCGACGTAAACAACGAATTCGGCACTGCCAAGATCAAGGCAGAACTGCCTAAAAGGTTTGCCACCAGCGATGAAGCTTATAAATTCCTGGAAATTTGTTCAAAAGCAAATTTCTCAGTAGCCGATATTGAGACCAAACCGGGTAAACGTACTCCGGCTCCTCCGTTTACAACATCAACTTTACAGCAGGAAGCAAGCCGAAAACTGGGATTTTCTGTCTCCCGCACCATGACCATTGCTCAGCAACTTTACGAAGCCGGAAAAATCACCTATATGCGTACCGACTCCGTTCATCTTTCACAGATGGCCCTGGGAATGGCAAGGGATACTATTATTGAGCAGTTCGGGAAAGAGTACCATAAATCAAGGCAGTACGCAACCAAGAGCAAGGGTGCACAGGAGGCCCATGAAGCTATCCGTCCTACCAGCTCAAATCAGTCATCGATTGATGGTGATGCCGCACAGAGGAAATTATATGAGTTAATCTGGAAACGGACCATTGCTTCTCAAATGGCAGATGCAATTCTTGAAAAAACCAATATTTATATAAATATTTCTACTGCAAAGGAGCAATTCATAGCTGCAGGAGAAGTGATCAAATTCGATGGATTCCTGAAAGTTTATATGGAATCAACAGATGATGATACTGAGAATGAAGAAGGAATCCTCCCCCCATTAAAAAAAGGAGAAATCCTTGGAATGGATGAGATTCAGGCAGTACAAAAATATTCACAATCCCCGCCAAGGTACAACGAAGCCAGCCTGGTAAAGAAAATGGAGGAATTGGGAATTGGCCGGCCTTCCACGTATGCTCCAACTATTTCTACCATTCAGAAAAGAGAGTATGTATTGAAGGAAGACAGGGATGGTTTTAGCCGCGATATTGAACAATTGGTTTTGAAAGCAGGGAAAATCAAATCCGTGATCAAAGCCGAGAAATATGGGTTTGAAAAGAATAAACTTTTCCCCACAGATGTTGGTGAACTGGTTACCCGTTTCTTGTTGCAGTATTTTACTGACATTATGGATTATAATTTCACGGCGAATGTGGAAAAAGAGTTTGATGAAATCGCTGAGGGCCTGAAAAAATGGAATTCCATCATCAGTGATTTCTATGGCCCGTTCCATAAAAAAGTGACTGAAACCCTTGAAAGTAAAGAAAAGGCTAAAGGTGAAAAACTTCTAGGTGTTGACCCGGCCAGTGGGAAGAATGTTTTCGTTAAGATAGGACGGTTTGGTTCAATGGCTCAGATTGGAAACAGTGATTCAGAGGAAAAACCACGTTTTGCCGGCCTTCGAAAGGGTCAATCTATAGAGAATATTTCACTTGAAGAAGCGCTGAAGTTATTTGAATTTCCAAGACCTATTGGGGAGTTTGAAGGAGAAGAGCTGATCGTTGGGATAGGCCGCTTTGGCCCTTACGTTTTACATAACAAGAAATTCTTTTCTTTGAATAAAACCCAGGATCCTAATACAATTACAGAAGCTGAAGCAATCACACTGATTGAAGAGAAGCGCATCGGCGAAGCCAACAGGATGATCAGGGAATATGCCGAACGTCCTGATGTCAAGGTTATAAATGGTCGCTTTGGCCCTTATATTTCCATTGGCAAAGAGAATTTCAAGATACCCAAAGGAGTTGTTCCGGCTTCCCTCACCTTACAGGATTGCCTGGATATTGCCAAAAATGCACCCCCTTCAACCAAGAAAAAGGGAGCAGCTTCCAGGGGTAAGAAATAG